In Bacteroidota bacterium, the genomic stretch GACGGCCAGATGTTCATTGCGATGGAGTTCGTCGACGGGACGACACTGAGGGAGAAGATGGCGGGCATTTCGCTGAAGCAGGCGGTCGATATTGGCGTTCAGATTGCCGACGGGCTTGCGGCCGCTCATGAAAAGGGGATTGTCCACCGGGATATCAAACCTGAAAATATCATGGTCCGGAAGGACGGTCTCTGCCAGATCATGGATTTCGGCCTCGCGAAGTTGCGGGGAACCAGGAGCAAGATCAGCCGTCTCACAAAAGAGGGAAGCACGATCGGGACTGCGGGCTATATGTCGCCCGAGCAGGTGCAGGGGCAGGATGTCGATCACCGGAGCGATATTTTCTCGCTCGGCGTGGTTCTCTACGAACTTTTTACAGGCGAGCTCCCGTTCAAAGGGGTCCATGAGACCGCCCTCCTCTATGAGATTGTGAACGTGGACCCCGCTCCGATGTCGGCGGTCAAACCCGAGATCGAAGCGAGCCTTGACGGGATCGTCCTCGAGTGTCTTGCGAAGGAACCGTCGGAACGGTACCAGTCGGTCGCGGAAGTTGCGAAGGAGCTCCGCCGTTTCAAGCGGGAATCAACGAGGGCGCGTGCGACACGCACGATCGCCACCCGCCAGTTCACGCACCCGGCGGGTCAGCCCGCGGTAAACCAAGCCCCGGAGTCGAGCCCGGCAAGCCGCCCTGGGAACCGGTGGTTGTGGCCGGCAATTTCCGTCCTCCTGGCGGGAGTAGCGGTGTTCATCGCGTTGAATCCCTTGCGACATGAAGCCGTGACTGCCCGTGCGGTGATGCATCTTTCCATCCAGTTTCCTCCCGATGCGCCGCTCGTGGGGGCCAGCACCGGACTCGCACTCTCGCCGGACGGCACATTCCTTGCCTACCTTGGAGGATCGATTAGTGGAGCCCAGATTTATCTGCGCCGGATGGATCAATCGACGGTTCAGGCGATTCGCGGCACCGAAGGCGCCAATGACCCGTGTTTTTCGCCCGATGGCCAATGGATCGCATTCTCGGCCGGCGGAATAATCAAGAAGGTATCGGTGTTCGGCGGAGCTCCCGAGGAGATTTGCGCCACGCAAGGAATTCCCCGCGGCATCTGGTGGGGTGCCGATAATTCCATTCTCTTCGGGCACATCAGCCGGGGTGTGTTTCGCGTTTCCCCGAAGGGGGGAACGCCCGAACCTGTGACCGCTCTCGACTCTGCCGCGGGCGAGGTCAGTCACCGGTTTCCACAACTTCTCCCGGACGGGAAAAGCGTCCTCTTCACGATCAAGAATAATAACATCGTCACATTCGATGAAGCCGTGATCGCCGTTCAGCGGCTCGGCACCGGCGAGCGCAAGATTCTGGTTCACGGGGGAACGTTTGCGCGCTATCTTCCGAGCGGTCATCTGACATACCTTCGGGGGAGTACGCTCTTTGCGGTCCCGTTCGATCTCGACCGTCTGGAGGTGACAGGTCCTCCGCAGCCGGTCGTGGAGGGGGGCTGGCTCAACAGGGGTTCAGGAGACGCGAACCTGGCTTTTTCGAATACGGGGACCCTGGTGGTCGCACCCGCGGGTCCCCTTTCGTATGAGAACATTTCGATCGCGTGGATGGATCGAACCGGAGCGATGCAGCCGCTTCTTGACACGCTTCGCTCATATAATGCGGCGATACTCTCTCCCGACGGTGAGAAACTTGCTCTCGGCATCAATGCCGCAAATGACGATATCTGGATTTATCAGATAAATCGCGGAACTCTTACCCGGCTCACGTTCGCCGGGGGCAACAACGACATTCCCGTCTGGTCGTCGGACGGCAAGTACGTTGTGTACCAGTCCGAGAAGGGGAAGTCCCCGAACATCTTTAGAAAGGCCTGGGACGGAAGCGGAGTCGAAGAGCGTCTGACGCAGAGCCCTGACGCACAACTGCCGTCTTCGTGTACCCCCGACGGGAAGGCCATGATCTTCGGGCAGAACAGCGATCTCTGGATGCTTCCTCTCGACAACGACCGGAAACCGGTTCCTCTCCTCCAATCAGCCGCACATGAGTTCGGCGGCATCGTCTCGCCCGACGGCCGCTGGATGGCGTACTCGTCGGACGAATCGGGTAAATTTGAAATAAATGTTGTTCCGTTCCCGGCGAGGGACGGGAAATGGCAGATCTCGACTGGAGGGGGAACGAACCCCATCTGGTCGCGAAACGGCAGGGAATTGTTCTACGTAAACGGAACATCGCTGATGGCGGTCAAGGTCTCGTCCCAATCGACATTTGACTACTCCGTACCGCAAAAAATCTGTGAGATTCCCGCCACGGCCCAGGTTAACGACATCTCTCCCGATGGACTGCGCTTTGTCGTTCTCTCGACAAAGTCTCTTCAGTTCACGATGCCGCAGGTAGACGTGGTGGTCGATTGGTTTCAGGAATTGAAGGGCAAGTTCGCGTCAACCAAGAACTGAGCTGTCATCCTGAGCGCAGCGAAGGATCTCGTCTTGCAAGGATGGAGATCCTTCGGTCGCTCCGCTCCCTCAGGATGACAACGAGAGAGTCTACCTTTATGAACGCATAAGAAATGATCGGTCAGACCATATCCCATTATAAGATCCTCGAGAAGCTCGGCGAAGGGGGGATGGGTGTTGTGTATAAAGCCGAAGACCTGAAACTCAGGCGGACCGTCGCCGTCAAATTTCTCCCGAAACGCCTCTCGATCCACGACGAAGAGCGCGCGCGGTTCACGCTCGAAGCCCAGGCCGCTTCCGCCCTGAACCACCCCAACATTTCCACGATCTACGAAATCGACGAGGCGAACGGCGAAACGTTCATTGTCATGGAATACATCCCCGGAGTCACCCTGCGGGAGTGGATACGGCGAAAATCGGAGGAGACGGGCGGCTACCGGAAAACCGGCCTCAAAGAGTCGGTCGATATCGCGATCCAGATCGCCGAGGGATTGGAGAAGGCCCACGAAAAAGGGATCGTTCACCGTGATATCAAGTCGGAAAACGTGATGGTGACGGACGACGACCGCCGCGCGAAGATTATGGATTTCGGTCTCGCGAAGCTCGGAGGAGTCAGCAAGCTGACCAAGACAGGTTCCACCGTCGGCACGATCGCCTACATGTCCCCCGAGCAGGTGGAGGGGACCGAAACCGATCATCGTACGGACATCTTTTCCTTCGGTGTGCTCTGCTATGAGATGTTCACAGGCCAGCTTCCCTTCAGGGCCGGGCACGAGACGGCAGTCATGTACGAGATCATCAACGTGGAGCCGGCGCCATTGGTCGACCCCGGAAAGGGGATTGACGCGGAGCTCGACCGGATCGTGATGAAGTGTCTGGAGAAAAACCGGGAGGACCGGTACCAGTCGATGCGGGAAGTCTCAGTCGACCTCCGCCGCTACAACCGGGATTCCGTGGGGAAGAGGATCGAGCGGTCCTCAAGCGCGCTCGATGCCAGTCCCTCACACCCGTCCCCGCCGCAAAGAAAGGGATTCCCCGTTTGGGCGATTGCGGCCGTTCTCGCTGTGCTGCTGGGAGGCGGAGCGTGGTACTATCTCACACATCGGTCCTCGTCTCTCGATTCGCTCGCCGTGCTTCCCTTCGTGAACGTGACCACCGACCCCGAAAAGGAATATCTCACCGAAGGGATCACGGAGAATATCATCAACAAGCTCTCGCAGCTCTCCGGGCTGAGGGTAATCCCGCGAAGCATGGTCGCCCGGTATAAGGGAAAGGATTTCGACCCCCGGGA encodes the following:
- a CDS encoding protein kinase, which gives rise to MIGRTISHYKILEKLGEGGMGVVYKAEDLKLERPVALKFLPGNLLSSAQDKARFVQEAKSASALNHPNVATVYEIDEADGQMFIAMEFVDGTTLREKMAGISLKQAVDIGVQIADGLAAAHEKGIVHRDIKPENIMVRKDGLCQIMDFGLAKLRGTRSKISRLTKEGSTIGTAGYMSPEQVQGQDVDHRSDIFSLGVVLYELFTGELPFKGVHETALLYEIVNVDPAPMSAVKPEIEASLDGIVLECLAKEPSERYQSVAEVAKELRRFKRESTRARATRTIATRQFTHPAGQPAVNQAPESSPASRPGNRWLWPAISVLLAGVAVFIALNPLRHEAVTARAVMHLSIQFPPDAPLVGASTGLALSPDGTFLAYLGGSISGAQIYLRRMDQSTVQAIRGTEGANDPCFSPDGQWIAFSAGGIIKKVSVFGGAPEEICATQGIPRGIWWGADNSILFGHISRGVFRVSPKGGTPEPVTALDSAAGEVSHRFPQLLPDGKSVLFTIKNNNIVTFDEAVIAVQRLGTGERKILVHGGTFARYLPSGHLTYLRGSTLFAVPFDLDRLEVTGPPQPVVEGGWLNRGSGDANLAFSNTGTLVVAPAGPLSYENISIAWMDRTGAMQPLLDTLRSYNAAILSPDGEKLALGINAANDDIWIYQINRGTLTRLTFAGGNNDIPVWSSDGKYVVYQSEKGKSPNIFRKAWDGSGVEERLTQSPDAQLPSSCTPDGKAMIFGQNSDLWMLPLDNDRKPVPLLQSAAHEFGGIVSPDGRWMAYSSDESGKFEINVVPFPARDGKWQISTGGGTNPIWSRNGRELFYVNGTSLMAVKVSSQSTFDYSVPQKICEIPATAQVNDISPDGLRFVVLSTKSLQFTMPQVDVVVDWFQELKGKFASTKN
- a CDS encoding protein kinase, producing the protein MIGQTISHYKILEKLGEGGMGVVYKAEDLKLRRTVAVKFLPKRLSIHDEERARFTLEAQAASALNHPNISTIYEIDEANGETFIVMEYIPGVTLREWIRRKSEETGGYRKTGLKESVDIAIQIAEGLEKAHEKGIVHRDIKSENVMVTDDDRRAKIMDFGLAKLGGVSKLTKTGSTVGTIAYMSPEQVEGTETDHRTDIFSFGVLCYEMFTGQLPFRAGHETAVMYEIINVEPAPLVDPGKGIDAELDRIVMKCLEKNREDRYQSMREVSVDLRRYNRDSVGKRIERSSSALDASPSHPSPPQRKGFPVWAIAAVLAVLLGGGAWYYLTHRSSSLDSLAVLPFVNVTTDPEKEYLTEGITENIINKLSQLSGLRVIPRSMVARYKGKDFDPREAGKELNVSAVLTGKVVQRGDELTIQTELIDVQNVSQLWGEQYNRKLSDVITVEEDIIRKLSEKLQTKATSDEKKQLSTGRPADPEAYQLYLKGRFYWNKRTDEANSKAIDFFHEAIKRDPGYALAYAGLADCYLVLGGPIDMPKVRDAAMKALELDDNLAEVHNSLAAEYAYFEFDFVNAEKEYRRAISLNPNYPTAHHWLGEFLIFLGRFDEGLAEYNRAVELDPASLAIASDLGIGYFFARQYDKSIEQLKKTIEMDPHFVRTHYYLAQPYLQKGMPDAAFDELVKGMVADGDSAKLIEDARQTYTRSGFKGLARMQLDRGVQFSNFEGLFSVARNRAVAGDRELALSELERAYELHDNVVVTIKTDPVWDAFRNETRFIALMKKLGFEK